In a single window of the Bacillus mycoides genome:
- a CDS encoding DsrE/DsrF/DrsH-like family protein, with translation MEQQKKTTIVLFSGDYDKAMAAYIIANGAAAYDHEVTIFHTFWGLNALRKEEHVKVKKTFIEKVFGKMMPRGADKMGLSKMNFAGMGPKMIKGIMKKHNAMPLPDLIDLAKEQGVKLVACQMTVDLLGLKEEEIMEGVEFAGVGAYLADASDGNVNLFI, from the coding sequence ATGGAACAACAGAAGAAAACAACAATTGTTTTATTTAGCGGAGATTATGATAAAGCGATGGCTGCTTATATTATTGCAAATGGTGCAGCGGCGTACGATCATGAGGTGACTATTTTTCATACTTTCTGGGGTTTAAATGCCCTTAGGAAAGAGGAGCATGTGAAAGTAAAGAAAACGTTCATAGAAAAAGTATTTGGAAAAATGATGCCGCGTGGTGCGGATAAGATGGGATTATCAAAAATGAATTTTGCCGGTATGGGACCAAAGATGATTAAAGGTATTATGAAAAAACATAATGCGATGCCTTTACCAGATTTAATTGATTTGGCGAAAGAACAGGGAGTTAAACTTGTAGCTTGTCAAATGACAGTAGATTTATTAGGGTTAAAAGAGGAAGAGATTATGGAAGGGGTAGAGTTTGCAGGAGTAGGTGCATATTTAGCAGATGCTTCGGATGGGAATGTGAATTTATTTATTTAA
- a CDS encoding Na/Pi cotransporter family protein, translating to MEYNIQDMIFQFIGGLGIFLFGIKYMGDGLQQAAGDRLRDILDRFTTNPLMGVLAGMLVTVLIQSSSGTTALTVGLVSAGFMTLRQAIGVIMGANIGTTVTAFIIGIKIGEYALPIMAVGAILLFFFKNKKVHSVGQVVFGFGMLFFGLELMSAGMKPLRSLESFQELMVSMSDNPILGIVVGTVFTLIVQSSSATIGILQELFGQGAIDLQAALPVLFGDNIGTTITAVLAAIGTSIAARRAALVHVIFNIIGTIIFTIILIPFTSLIQYFQTSLNLNPEMTIAFAHGTFNVTNTIIQFPFIAVLAWIVTKLIRGEDASINFKPQHLNPIFIEQSPAIALTEAQKEIIRMAEFSLDGLKEANQFLNTQDKKHANMATQLEGAINNLDKKITEYLVLLSEKPLSPTDSEKHSVLAGVVGDIERVGDHVENLVELVDFQISNRVSLSDEALAELNEMLELTISTLQDAINALTNFDTELAQTVIAKERKIDQMERVLRKRHVLRLNERSCSGDASIIYVDMVSNLERIGDHAVNIADGVLGEQGKVNLKQSL from the coding sequence GTGGAATACAATATTCAAGATATGATCTTCCAGTTCATTGGTGGATTAGGTATTTTCTTATTCGGGATTAAATACATGGGCGATGGACTGCAACAAGCAGCTGGAGATCGTCTTCGCGATATTCTAGATCGTTTTACAACAAATCCTCTTATGGGTGTACTAGCAGGTATGTTAGTTACTGTATTAATTCAATCAAGTTCAGGAACAACCGCTTTAACAGTCGGACTTGTAAGTGCCGGATTTATGACATTAAGACAAGCAATTGGTGTTATTATGGGTGCGAACATCGGAACGACAGTTACTGCATTTATTATCGGAATTAAAATCGGAGAATACGCTCTCCCAATTATGGCAGTTGGAGCAATCTTACTATTCTTCTTTAAAAATAAAAAAGTACATTCTGTAGGTCAAGTTGTATTCGGTTTTGGTATGTTATTCTTCGGTTTAGAATTAATGAGCGCAGGTATGAAACCTCTTCGTTCTTTAGAGTCATTCCAAGAGTTAATGGTTAGCATGAGTGATAATCCAATTTTAGGAATTGTTGTTGGTACAGTCTTCACTTTAATTGTACAAAGTTCAAGTGCAACAATCGGTATTTTACAAGAATTATTCGGTCAAGGTGCAATCGACTTACAAGCTGCCCTTCCTGTATTATTCGGTGATAACATCGGTACGACAATTACAGCAGTATTAGCAGCAATCGGTACTTCAATTGCAGCAAGACGTGCAGCATTAGTTCACGTTATCTTTAATATTATCGGTACCATTATCTTTACGATTATATTAATACCATTTACAAGTTTAATTCAATATTTCCAAACGTCATTAAACTTAAATCCAGAAATGACAATTGCATTTGCACACGGGACGTTTAACGTAACGAATACAATCATTCAGTTCCCATTCATTGCAGTATTAGCATGGATTGTAACAAAACTTATTCGTGGTGAAGATGCATCTATTAACTTCAAACCACAGCATTTAAATCCAATCTTTATTGAACAATCTCCAGCTATTGCTTTAACAGAAGCTCAAAAAGAGATTATCCGTATGGCGGAGTTTTCATTAGATGGATTAAAAGAAGCAAACCAATTTTTAAATACACAAGACAAAAAACACGCGAACATGGCTACTCAATTAGAAGGCGCTATTAACAATTTAGATAAAAAAATTACCGAGTATTTAGTTTTATTATCAGAAAAACCACTTTCACCTACAGATTCTGAGAAGCATTCTGTTTTGGCTGGTGTTGTTGGAGATATTGAACGTGTCGGTGATCATGTAGAAAACCTTGTAGAACTTGTAGATTTCCAAATTTCAAACCGCGTTTCACTATCAGATGAGGCACTAGCTGAATTAAATGAAATGCTTGAATTAACAATTTCAACATTACAAGATGCAATCAATGCTTTAACAAACTTCGATACTGAACTAGCACAAACGGTTATTGCAAAAGAACGTAAAATTGACCAAATGGAACGTGTTCTACGTAAACGTCACGTATTACGTCTGAACGAACGTAGCTGTTCAGGTGATGCAAGCATCATCTACGTTGATATGGTAAGTAACTTAGAGCGTATCGGTGATCACGCTGTAAATATCGCTGATGGTGTTTTAGGTGAACAAGGAAAAGTAAATTTAAAACAATCATTATAA
- a CDS encoding DUF871 domain-containing protein produces the protein MRRLGISIYPEHSTVEEDKEYLTLASKYGFTRVFTCLLSVDGEKEKIVEEFKEIISHANALGFQVLVDISPSVFEQLGISYNDLSFFHELGAYGIRLDVGFSGLEESIMTYNPYGLKIEINMSNGTKYVDNIMSHRPNRENLIGCHNFYPHRYSGLSYDHFIKCSKQFKDYGMRTAAFISSFDATYGPWPVTEGLCTLEQHRELPMTTQAKHLFATELIDDVIIANAYASEEELQALGALNKEKQTFDIELYDTTTDLERIIVLEEPHFYRGDVSEYMIRSTQSRVKYKKEEFKPHNTREIKRGDLLIDNEQYGQYKGELQIALKDMVNTGKTNVVGRIIEEEIFLLDYLQAWDKFGFTLKK, from the coding sequence ATGAGACGATTAGGTATTTCTATTTATCCAGAACATTCGACAGTAGAGGAAGATAAGGAGTATTTAACATTAGCAAGTAAATACGGATTTACACGTGTATTCACATGTTTATTATCTGTAGATGGCGAAAAAGAGAAAATTGTAGAAGAGTTTAAAGAAATAATTTCTCATGCGAATGCATTAGGATTCCAAGTATTGGTTGATATTAGTCCGTCTGTTTTTGAGCAACTAGGTATTTCTTATAATGATTTATCGTTTTTCCATGAACTAGGTGCTTACGGTATTCGTTTAGATGTTGGTTTCTCAGGATTAGAAGAATCGATTATGACGTACAATCCATACGGTTTAAAAATTGAGATTAATATGAGTAACGGTACGAAGTATGTAGATAACATTATGAGTCATAGACCAAATCGTGAAAATTTAATTGGCTGTCATAATTTCTATCCGCATCGTTATTCAGGATTATCATACGATCATTTTATTAAATGCTCGAAACAATTTAAAGATTACGGTATGAGAACAGCTGCTTTTATTTCATCATTCGATGCAACATATGGACCTTGGCCAGTAACAGAAGGGTTATGTACGTTAGAGCAGCATCGCGAATTACCGATGACAACACAGGCGAAGCATTTGTTTGCAACAGAATTAATTGATGATGTTATTATTGCGAATGCTTATGCTTCAGAAGAAGAATTACAAGCACTAGGTGCGTTAAATAAAGAGAAACAAACATTTGATATAGAACTATACGATACAACAACAGATTTAGAAAGAATTATCGTATTAGAAGAACCTCATTTTTATCGCGGGGATGTATCTGAATATATGATTCGTTCTACACAAAGTCGTGTGAAATATAAAAAAGAAGAGTTTAAACCGCATAATACGCGTGAAATTAAGCGTGGCGATCTTTTAATTGATAATGAGCAATATGGCCAATATAAAGGTGAATTGCAAATTGCTTTAAAAGATATGGTGAATACAGGAAAAACAAATGTAGTTGGCCGAATTATAGAGGAAGAAATCTTCTTATTAGATTATTTACAAGCTTGGGATAAGTTTGGATTTACGCTAAAGAAATAA
- a CDS encoding NAD(P)-dependent alcohol dehydrogenase, with the protein MKAIVYTKYGPPDVLQLKEIEKPAPKDNEILVKIKATTVTAGDIRSRSFTVPSSVWLPARIALGFKQPKKQILGMELAGEVESVGKDVTRFKKGDQVFAATQVNFGSYAEYICLPEGGAVCIKPSNISYEEAAAIPIGARTALFFLRKANVQSGQNILIYGASGSVGSYAVQISKYFGATVTGVCSSSNLELVKSLGADEVIDYTTKNFSTTDETYDVIFEAVNRSSFSECIKMLKEDGTYINIVEPLPSAQMLWTKLTSRMKLILSQNAPETSEALNFLKELVENDKIKVVIDRQYTFEEIIEAHIYVEKGHKKGNVVITMEHNDDSK; encoded by the coding sequence ATGAAAGCAATAGTGTACACAAAATACGGTCCCCCCGACGTTCTTCAACTGAAAGAGATAGAAAAACCTGCTCCTAAGGACAATGAAATACTAGTAAAAATAAAAGCGACAACCGTAACAGCAGGAGATATTCGCTCACGAAGTTTTACGGTTCCCTCTTCTGTTTGGCTACCCGCTCGAATCGCACTTGGCTTTAAGCAACCGAAAAAACAAATACTCGGAATGGAATTGGCTGGTGAAGTTGAATCGGTAGGAAAAGACGTCACACGATTTAAAAAAGGAGACCAAGTTTTTGCAGCTACCCAAGTAAATTTTGGTTCTTATGCTGAGTATATTTGTCTACCTGAAGGTGGAGCAGTGTGCATAAAGCCCTCCAACATATCCTATGAAGAAGCCGCAGCCATCCCAATTGGAGCACGTACAGCTTTATTTTTCCTTAGGAAAGCTAACGTTCAAAGCGGTCAAAACATTCTTATTTACGGAGCTTCTGGAAGTGTCGGAAGTTATGCAGTACAAATTTCCAAGTATTTCGGCGCAACAGTTACAGGTGTGTGCAGTAGCTCCAATTTAGAATTGGTCAAATCTCTAGGAGCTGACGAAGTAATTGATTACACCACAAAAAATTTTTCTACTACAGACGAAACTTATGATGTTATCTTTGAAGCGGTAAACAGGAGCTCCTTTTCAGAGTGTATTAAAATGTTAAAGGAAGATGGTACCTATATAAATATCGTTGAACCGTTACCAAGTGCTCAAATGCTCTGGACTAAATTGACAAGTCGCATGAAACTCATATTAAGTCAAAACGCACCTGAAACTTCCGAAGCATTAAATTTCCTTAAAGAACTTGTTGAGAACGATAAAATAAAAGTGGTCATTGATAGGCAATACACTTTTGAAGAAATTATTGAAGCTCACATATATGTTGAAAAAGGACATAAGAAGGGAAATGTCGTCATAACTATGGAGCATAATGACGATTCTAAATAA
- a CDS encoding PTS lactose/cellobiose transporter subunit IIA encodes MTDMQTPFALILHGGNARSAALEAIAFARQGDFQNASEKMELASEEISSAHRIQTDLIQEEARGNHAEISLLLVHAQDHLMNAITVKELAEEFITLHKRVEEKVTV; translated from the coding sequence ATGACTGATATGCAAACTCCATTTGCGTTAATTTTACATGGTGGTAACGCGAGAAGCGCGGCACTTGAAGCAATTGCTTTTGCAAGACAAGGAGATTTCCAGAATGCGAGTGAAAAGATGGAACTTGCTAGTGAGGAAATATCATCCGCTCATCGTATTCAAACCGATTTAATTCAAGAGGAAGCAAGAGGCAATCATGCAGAAATAAGTTTATTATTAGTGCATGCACAAGATCATTTAATGAATGCCATTACAGTGAAAGAACTTGCTGAGGAATTTATTACTCTTCATAAACGAGTGGAAGAGAAAGTGACAGTATAA
- a CDS encoding LCP family protein → MEQNPSLQENTRTKPKNSKKKTKIIISVILLFLIIGGGYTWFLVNKASSAIRNAAHDLARGDKSDLRDKAVKPITNNVSVLIMGVDESDVRGKEYGEAIRTDALLLATFNKDSKTVKLLSIPRDTYTYIPVEKKKDKITHAHAFGSTKNGKDGGPQASIDAVEKLMNVPVDYFVKFNFKSFMKIVDDLGGIEVDVPVEFTEQDSNDNAEAIHLKKGVQKLNSEEALALARTRHIDSDAMRGQRQQLVIEAILKKLTSVGSVTKVGNIIDDINGQFVTNLTFDDMLSFYKYGADSSIEKLQIEGEDCYMAKGDDTCSKSAGGGRTYYYNPDKKELANVTNELRSHLGLPAYTKSDSDSDSKKTNSEKTKESKSANTSERESSNNETNNKNNSEDTETSSNDNE, encoded by the coding sequence ATGGAGCAAAACCCATCTTTGCAAGAAAATACACGAACTAAACCGAAAAATAGTAAGAAAAAAACAAAAATTATTATAAGCGTTATTTTATTATTTTTAATAATAGGTGGCGGTTATACTTGGTTTTTAGTAAATAAAGCGTCTTCTGCTATTCGAAATGCCGCTCACGATCTAGCGCGCGGTGATAAATCTGATTTACGTGATAAAGCTGTAAAACCTATTACAAATAACGTCTCTGTCTTAATAATGGGTGTTGATGAAAGCGATGTCCGTGGGAAAGAATATGGTGAAGCTATACGAACGGATGCACTATTACTTGCAACCTTTAATAAAGATAGCAAAACTGTAAAACTATTAAGTATTCCACGAGACACATATACTTATATTCCAGTAGAAAAGAAAAAAGATAAAATTACACACGCTCATGCATTTGGTTCTACTAAAAACGGAAAAGATGGTGGACCACAAGCTAGTATTGATGCAGTTGAAAAATTAATGAATGTTCCCGTCGATTACTTTGTAAAATTCAACTTTAAATCATTCATGAAAATCGTTGATGATTTAGGCGGCATTGAAGTTGACGTACCAGTTGAGTTTACTGAACAAGATAGTAATGATAACGCCGAAGCAATTCACCTGAAAAAAGGTGTTCAAAAGTTAAATAGTGAAGAAGCTCTTGCTCTTGCTAGAACAAGGCACATTGATAGTGATGCGATGCGTGGTCAACGTCAGCAACTCGTTATCGAAGCCATTTTAAAGAAACTAACAAGCGTCGGATCCGTAACAAAAGTTGGTAACATCATTGATGATATTAACGGACAATTCGTTACAAACTTAACATTCGACGATATGCTTTCATTCTATAAATATGGAGCAGATTCTTCAATTGAGAAATTACAAATTGAAGGTGAAGATTGTTACATGGCAAAAGGTGATGATACATGTAGTAAGTCAGCTGGTGGTGGCCGAACTTACTACTACAATCCAGATAAAAAAGAATTAGCTAATGTTACAAACGAACTTCGTAGTCACCTTGGACTACCTGCATATACAAAATCTGATTCTGATTCTGATTCGAAAAAAACAAACTCAGAGAAAACAAAAGAATCTAAGTCTGCAAATACGAGTGAACGCGAATCAAGTAACAATGAAACGAATAATAAGAATAACAGTGAAGATACAGAAACATCGTCTAATGACAATGAATAA
- a CDS encoding MFS transporter, whose translation MGEAVLVKREPLWTKEFIALILANLCMFLGFQMLIPTLPVYVKEIGGTSSNIGFVVGMFTVAALFIRPLTGNALQKFNKKIILMIGTAICLLAMGSYLFASTVFLLLAVRILHGAGFGITTTTYGTVVSDLIPQARRGEGMGYFGLSGTIAMALGPLIGLWLMQAYNFTILFLCALSCTIVSLILTKLLQIKKSPQPPQQTSGTFLDGFIERKALLPSLLILCITLMYGGIGSFITLFATEVGIADISLFFLFNALAIAVTRPFSGRLYDTKGHTFVIIPGVIITFTGIILLSYTTTIPSLIIAAACYGSGFGAIQPALQAWMIDRVAPHRRGVATATFFSAFDLGIGAGAIIFGFIAHFTNYATVYRYSSLLLIAFLFIYITNLRKQKQGDKTNEKAVG comes from the coding sequence ATGGGAGAGGCAGTACTCGTAAAACGAGAACCGTTATGGACAAAAGAGTTTATTGCGCTAATTCTAGCAAACTTATGTATGTTTTTAGGATTTCAAATGTTAATTCCAACTTTACCTGTTTATGTGAAAGAAATTGGGGGCACAAGTTCAAATATCGGATTCGTTGTCGGCATGTTTACCGTTGCAGCACTTTTTATTAGGCCGCTAACTGGAAATGCCTTGCAGAAATTCAACAAAAAAATCATTTTAATGATCGGTACCGCTATTTGTTTACTCGCTATGGGCAGTTATCTTTTCGCTTCAACCGTTTTCCTATTGCTTGCCGTTCGAATTTTACACGGAGCTGGTTTTGGTATTACAACGACTACATACGGAACTGTCGTTTCAGATTTAATTCCGCAAGCTCGCCGCGGTGAAGGCATGGGATATTTCGGTCTTTCTGGAACTATCGCCATGGCGCTCGGTCCCCTTATCGGACTTTGGCTTATGCAAGCATATAACTTCACGATTCTTTTTTTATGTGCACTTTCATGCACAATAGTTTCATTAATATTAACGAAACTACTTCAAATCAAAAAATCGCCGCAACCACCACAGCAAACATCTGGTACCTTTCTCGATGGATTTATTGAGCGTAAAGCTTTACTTCCTTCATTATTAATATTATGTATTACATTAATGTACGGGGGAATTGGGAGCTTTATCACATTATTTGCTACGGAAGTCGGGATTGCTGATATCAGTCTCTTCTTTTTATTTAACGCACTTGCAATCGCTGTAACTCGCCCGTTTTCTGGAAGATTATATGATACGAAAGGCCATACATTCGTCATCATTCCAGGAGTTATTATTACGTTTACAGGTATTATCTTGCTGTCGTATACAACTACAATTCCGAGTTTAATTATTGCCGCAGCGTGCTACGGCAGTGGTTTCGGAGCAATTCAACCGGCACTACAAGCATGGATGATTGACCGAGTAGCACCGCACCGGAGAGGAGTAGCAACAGCAACATTCTTCTCAGCATTTGATCTTGGAATTGGTGCTGGAGCGATTATTTTTGGATTCATTGCACACTTTACCAACTATGCAACTGTATATCGATATTCCTCTCTATTACTTATCGCTTTTCTTTTCATTTACATCACAAACTTACGGAAACAAAAACAGGGAGATAAAACAAACGAAAAAGCTGTTGGGTAA
- a CDS encoding sulfite exporter TauE/SafE family protein — protein MSLTVLLFIIGFIGSFISGMVGIGGAIINYPMILYIPVLLGFAGYTSHEVSGITAIQVFFATFAGAWAYRKSNDMDKTLVVYMGASILIGSFVGSFSANLLNEHAVNVVYTLLATIAAIMMFIPKRSNRKRTEGITYNKWLASLLAFIVGSVSGIIGAGGAFLLVPIMLVVLKLPIRTTIATSIAITFISSIGITTGKVITGQIVVIPALIVAIASLFAAPLGVRVGKRVNQKVLQYVLSTLIVGTAIKMWVDMISK, from the coding sequence ATGAGTTTAACAGTACTACTTTTTATTATTGGTTTTATAGGGTCATTTATTTCAGGAATGGTTGGGATTGGCGGTGCAATTATTAATTATCCGATGATCTTATACATTCCAGTATTGCTAGGATTTGCTGGATATACATCACATGAAGTGAGTGGTATTACAGCGATTCAAGTATTCTTTGCAACTTTTGCAGGCGCGTGGGCGTATAGGAAAAGTAACGATATGGATAAAACTTTAGTTGTGTATATGGGAGCTAGTATATTAATAGGAAGCTTTGTAGGTAGCTTTAGTGCGAATCTATTAAATGAGCATGCTGTAAATGTTGTTTACACATTACTAGCTACTATTGCGGCTATTATGATGTTTATACCGAAGCGAAGCAATCGTAAGAGGACAGAAGGAATTACGTACAATAAGTGGCTCGCTAGTTTGCTAGCGTTTATTGTAGGAAGTGTTTCCGGCATTATTGGGGCTGGTGGTGCATTTCTTTTAGTACCGATTATGCTAGTTGTTTTAAAACTACCGATACGTACAACAATAGCAACATCTATCGCTATTACTTTTATTTCCTCGATAGGAATTACTACTGGAAAAGTGATTACTGGACAAATAGTTGTTATTCCGGCTCTTATCGTTGCGATAGCAAGTTTATTTGCCGCTCCTCTTGGAGTGAGAGTAGGGAAGAGAGTGAATCAAAAAGTTTTGCAATACGTATTGTCTACTTTAATTGTAGGAACTGCGATAAAGATGTGGGTTGATATGATATCGAAATAA
- a CDS encoding PTS sugar transporter subunit IIB: protein MYILLCCAAGMSTSMVVRKMQEEAKKQGKDYKIKAVDSELVKLEIKNTDVVLIGPQVKYLFPAVEFLAKSYDIPVAIIEQRDYGMCDGLKVLKQAEQLVLA, encoded by the coding sequence ATGTATATTTTATTATGTTGTGCAGCAGGCATGTCAACGAGTATGGTTGTAAGAAAAATGCAAGAAGAGGCAAAGAAACAAGGGAAGGATTATAAAATTAAAGCAGTTGATTCGGAACTTGTGAAACTGGAAATAAAAAATACTGATGTTGTTTTAATTGGACCACAGGTGAAGTATTTGTTTCCAGCGGTAGAGTTTCTTGCAAAGTCATACGATATACCAGTTGCAATTATAGAGCAGCGAGATTATGGTATGTGTGATGGTTTGAAAGTACTTAAGCAAGCTGAACAATTAGTTTTAGCGTAA
- a CDS encoding YhdH/YhfP family quinone oxidoreductase: protein MNHTPFRAIVVKEKENNQFERKLVEREVNSLPEGDVLIRVHYSSLNYKDALSATGNKGVTRTYPHTPGIDAAGEVVSSGNNAFQEGDQVIVTGYDLGMNTSGGFGEYIRVPSSWVVPLPKEMTLKESMMYGTAGFTAALSVYKLIRAGITPSMGDVLVTGATGGVGSVAVSILGKLGYSVVGATGKMEEKEMLLRLGAKKMIHRTELSDESGRPMLKGIYAGVVDTVGGNMLETVLKSLQYGGCVTTCGNVAGQELHTTVYPFILRGISLLGIDSVQCPVDVRREVWTLLASEWKNLELISCTEECTLEELDEKFALILQGKLKGRTVVKMK from the coding sequence ATGAATCATACACCATTCCGAGCAATTGTCGTGAAAGAAAAGGAAAATAATCAATTTGAAAGAAAGCTTGTTGAGAGAGAAGTAAATAGTTTACCTGAAGGAGACGTATTAATACGTGTTCATTATTCTTCATTAAATTATAAAGATGCCCTTTCAGCTACTGGTAATAAAGGTGTAACGAGAACATATCCTCATACACCTGGCATAGATGCAGCAGGAGAGGTTGTTAGTAGTGGAAATAACGCCTTTCAGGAAGGCGATCAAGTTATTGTAACTGGATATGATTTAGGTATGAATACTTCTGGTGGTTTCGGGGAATATATTCGCGTGCCATCATCTTGGGTTGTTCCTTTACCAAAAGAAATGACTTTGAAGGAAAGTATGATGTACGGGACAGCAGGTTTTACAGCTGCCCTATCGGTATATAAGCTTATTAGAGCGGGAATTACGCCTAGTATGGGAGATGTTTTAGTAACGGGTGCTACGGGCGGAGTAGGCAGTGTAGCAGTTAGTATTTTAGGAAAGCTAGGATATAGCGTAGTAGGGGCAACAGGGAAAATGGAAGAGAAAGAGATGCTGCTACGTTTAGGTGCAAAAAAGATGATTCATCGCACGGAGTTGAGTGATGAATCAGGGAGACCGATGCTTAAAGGAATATATGCTGGGGTTGTCGATACTGTAGGCGGAAATATGTTAGAAACGGTTTTAAAATCACTGCAGTATGGAGGGTGTGTAACGACATGTGGTAATGTGGCAGGGCAGGAATTACACACAACAGTATATCCGTTTATTTTGCGCGGCATTAGTCTTTTAGGTATAGATTCCGTACAATGCCCCGTAGATGTGAGAAGAGAAGTGTGGACGTTGTTAGCGAGTGAGTGGAAAAACCTAGAGTTAATATCTTGTACAGAAGAATGTACATTAGAAGAGCTAGATGAGAAATTTGCACTTATATTGCAAGGAAAGTTAAAAGGAAGAACGGTTGTAAAGATGAAATGA
- a CDS encoding PTS sugar transporter subunit IIC has protein sequence MNGFMSFMEQKIMPTTQKIAGQRHLLAIRNGVISTLPLTIVGSFFVIFLNLPIDAYMEWIAPFRHILDIPFRFTVGLMALYAAFGVGASLANFYQLNQLSAGLLSVLAFLLASVEPIQITKAVPGVIDAGRYISVGTLSATSLFGAIVTALIAVEIYHFMIKHNISIKLPDSVPPAVANSFAALIPTLVVILLFWGIRYGLKFDVNTTITYLIAPLKSVLVGNNLFGGLLTVFLIVFFWSFGIHGPAILGPIIRPMWDSAILENMEVFTATGNAHQLPNLFTEQFIQWFVWIGGSGSTLALVIMFMFSKSKFLKELGRLSFVPGLFNINEPIIFGAPIVMNPILIIPFVITPLVTTTVSYFAVVSGMIPLMMAKLPFTMLAPIAAIISTDRTIMAGVLVLVNFVISFVIYYPFFKMYEKQQLAGEEKTECSEQLSS, from the coding sequence ATGAATGGTTTTATGAGTTTTATGGAACAGAAGATTATGCCAACAACGCAAAAGATTGCGGGGCAACGACATTTATTAGCAATTCGAAATGGAGTTATTTCTACATTACCGTTAACGATTGTCGGGTCATTTTTCGTTATCTTTTTAAACTTACCAATTGATGCATATATGGAGTGGATTGCACCGTTTCGTCATATTTTAGATATTCCATTCCGATTTACAGTAGGCTTAATGGCTTTATACGCAGCATTTGGGGTAGGGGCCTCACTCGCGAACTTTTATCAGCTCAATCAATTAAGTGCAGGATTATTATCTGTACTCGCCTTTTTACTAGCATCAGTTGAACCAATTCAAATAACAAAAGCTGTACCAGGTGTTATTGATGCAGGAAGATATATTTCAGTAGGGACATTAAGTGCTACGTCTTTATTTGGAGCTATTGTGACAGCATTAATTGCAGTAGAAATTTATCACTTTATGATTAAGCATAATATTTCGATTAAATTACCAGATAGTGTACCACCAGCAGTTGCAAACTCGTTTGCAGCATTAATTCCAACTTTAGTAGTTATTCTTTTATTCTGGGGTATTCGTTACGGTTTGAAATTTGATGTAAACACAACAATCACATATTTAATCGCACCATTAAAATCAGTATTAGTAGGAAATAATTTATTCGGCGGTTTATTAACAGTATTCTTAATCGTGTTCTTCTGGTCGTTCGGTATACATGGCCCAGCGATTTTAGGACCAATCATCCGTCCGATGTGGGATTCAGCAATTCTTGAAAATATGGAAGTATTCACGGCTACAGGAAATGCACATCAGTTACCAAACTTATTTACAGAGCAATTTATTCAATGGTTCGTATGGATTGGTGGATCAGGCTCAACGTTAGCTTTAGTAATTATGTTTATGTTCTCTAAATCTAAGTTCTTAAAAGAGTTAGGTAGATTATCATTCGTACCAGGTTTATTCAATATTAACGAGCCAATTATTTTCGGGGCACCAATTGTAATGAATCCAATCTTAATTATTCCGTTCGTTATTACACCGTTAGTTACAACGACGGTATCATATTTCGCAGTTGTTTCAGGTATGATTCCGCTCATGATGGCGAAGCTGCCATTTACGATGTTAGCGCCAATTGCAGCGATTATTAGTACGGACCGGACAATTATGGCTGGTGTACTTGTACTTGTTAACTTTGTTATCTCATTCGTTATTTACTATCCATTCTTCAAAATGTATGAGAAGCAACAATTAGCAGGAGAGGAGAAAACAGAATGCTCGGAGCAATTATCATCTTAA